GGTGGTGGAGGGGGCGGCGCTGCCGCTGGTGCACTCGGCATGGCTGACGGCCTGCGCCTTCACCGCGCTGAACCTGTGGCTGCTCGGGGTGCGGATCCGGTGCGAGGAGGCCGCCCTGGGCGGGGCGGTGCCGGCGGCCGCACAGTGATCGACCTGCTGGTGGTGGGCGGCGGCCCGGCGGGGCTGGCCACCGCCGTGCACGGCGCGCTCGCCGGCCTGGAGGTGGTGGTGGCCGAGCCGCGTCCGACTCCGGTGGACAAGGCCTGCGGCGAGGGGCTGATGCCGGCCGCCGTCCGGGCGCTGGCACGGCTCGGCGTGGAGCCGGCGGGGCACGCCTTCCACGGCATCCGCTACCTGGACGCCGCCGGGGACGGCTGCGCCGAGGCGCGCTTCCGGACGGGCCACGGGCTCGGGGTGCGGCGGACGGTGCTGCACGCGGCGCTCGCCGCCCGGGCCGCCGAGCTCGGCGTCCCGGTGCTGCCGCTGCGGGTGGACGGGGTCGAGCTGGGCCCGCGGTCGGTGCGGGCGGCCGGGCTGACGGCCCGCCACCTGGTCGCCGCGGACGGACTGCACTCCCCCACCCGGCGCGCACTGGGACTGCACCGGCCGCTGCCGCAGGGCCGGACGGCACGGTACGGGCTGCGTCGGCACTACCCGGTCGCACCGTGGTGCGGCTCCGTCGAGGTGCACTGGTCGGGCCGGGCGGAGGCGTACGTCACGCCGCTCGGGCCGGAGCTGGTGGGCGTGGCGCTGCTCACCTGCGACCGGGCGCCGTTCGACGAGCAGTTGACGCGGTTCCCGCGGCTGGCCGCCCGGCTGCCGGCCGGGGCGGGGACGCCGGTGCGCGGGGCGGGGCCGCTGCACCAGCGGGCCCGGGCCCGGGTGGCCGGACGGGCGCTGCTGGTGGGCGACGCGGCCGGCTACCTGGACGCGCTCACCGGCGAGGGCCTGTCGGTGGCCCTCGCCTGCGCGGACGAGCTGGTGCGCTGCGTCCGCTCCGGCCGCCCGGAGGCGTACGAGCGGGCCTGGCGGCGGGCCTCCCGCAGCTACCGGCTGCTGACCGGGGCGCTGCTGTGGGCGCGGCAGCGGCCGGTGCTGGCGCCGCGGATCGTGCCGCTGGCGGCCCGGCTGCCACGGGTGTTCGAGGCCGGGGTGAATCTGCTGGCCTGATCGGCCGCCGGCCGGGCTGGCCGCCCGGGCGGCGGGTGGTCCGCACCGCCCCCGGGCGTTCCTCCAGGGGACGGCATGCGGTGTCCCGCGGGCCAGGCGCAGTCGCCGGGGCACGGGAGCGCGGGCCCGGCACAGGGGGGCGCGGGGCGGCCGGGCCTGCCACCACCACCACTCGCCCTCCGGCGCCGCCCGTACGGGCCTGCGGCATGGTCCGGCAGCACTGACCGAAACCCCGGTGCGGGCCCGTACGCGGGCGCCACGGCCACGGCTCCTGGCGGGGTCCGGCGGCCGCCCGTAGGGGGCCCTGCGGCGTCCGCGGGGCGGCGGGAGAATGCCGGGAGGGGGCCGCCCGGCATGGGAGGACGCCATGGCGCAGCACCGCGCGAGCTGCCCGCACTGCGGGCACTCGACCGACTGGCGGGACCTGCTGGACGAGGCGGCGCTGCGCGAGATCGACCGCCGGCGCCGGAGGGGGCTGGGCGTGCTGGTGGTCTGCTGCGCCGCGCTGCTGCCGTGGATCGGCTATCTGGCGGCGACCCTGCCGGTGCACTACGAGGCCCGGCAGTGGCGGCTGGCCTGGGTGGGGTTCGACCTCGGGCTGCTGGTGGCGCTGGCGGCGACCGCCTGGTTCGGGTGGCGGCGGCGCCGGCTGCTGGTGCCGTGGGCGCTGGCCGCGGCGGTGCTGCTGATCTGCGACGCGTGGTTCGACGTGATGCTGTCCTGGGGGACGGACGACGTCTGGGCGAGCGTCGGCGCGGCGCTGCTGGTCGAGCTGCCGCTGGCGGCGGCGCTGCTGCTGCGGGTGCGGCGCATCCTGCAGTTCATGCTGCGGCACTACTGGTACCTGGCCGACCTGCCCGGGGAGCCGCCCCCGCTGTACCGGGCGCCGCTCCTCACCGAGGCCCTGCCGGAGCGGCCGCGGCAGGGGTCGGCCTGATCGCGCTCGCCGGCTTCCTCGGGCCGGGCCGGGAGTGGGCCGGTCGGGCGATCCCGGCGCGCGGCCGGCCCACTCGGGTGCGCGACGGGTGACACTGGGGGTATGGCAGCGTCACCGGAGCGGAGCAGCGGGGACATCTTCACCCCGCCGGTCGTGGTGGGCCCGCCGACCCGGGGCGCCCACCCGTACCGCCAGGTCGAGATCTACGGCCAGCCGGTCGGCCGGGCGTACGGCGAGGCGGACGTGGCGGAGTTCATCCGCCACGCGGGCGTGCCCGAGCCGGATCTGGACGACCCCGACCTGGTGGGCTGGCGCGGCGGCGACCGCACGGTCTGGTCCGCGGGCTGACCGGGGCCGCCGGGACGGCCGGGACGGCGGGGGCGACCCACCCGGGCGGAGGCGGCCATCCAGGGCAATCCGACCACTCCAACCGCCGACGGGCGGGCCACTGGAGTGGCCGAGCGGCCGACGTGGGGCGGTAGTGGTAACAGACCGCTCACGTCGGGTGAAGGAGTCCGCGATGCCCAAGGTCCGTCCGGCTGCCGTCCTCGCCGCCGCCCTGCTCGCCGCCGTCTGCGCCGGCTGCGCCCCGGGCGACCCGAACCCGGCGCCGCTGCCGGGCCGGCCCGCGCAGCAGGAGCCTTCGACGGAGTCGCCGAGCCCGAGCGCCGAGGCCGAGCCGAGCGCGACGCCGGCGCCGGGCACCCAGGTGTCGCTGGCCGACGGCGCCGGCTTCGGGCCGATCCTGGTGGACGCCCGGGGCCGCACCCTGTACCTGTACGCGGGCGACACCTCCACGCAGTCGACCTGCTACGGCGAGTGCGCGGCGCAGTGGCCGCCGCTGACCACCACCGGCTTCCCGGTCGCCGGGACGGGGGTGGACGACGGCCTGCTGGGCGTCGGGAAGCGGACGGACGGGGTCGACCAGGTCCTCTACAAGGGGCACCCGCTGTACTACTTCGCCGAGGACGCCGAGCCCGGCGAGGCGGGCGGCCGGCAGTTCGAGCAGTGGTACGCGGTGGACGCGCTCGGCGACCGGGTGACGGGTGGCTGAACCCGGCGCGGGGCCCGGGTCGGCAGCGCCCGAACGGCACTGAATGGTGGTCTGCACCATTTTCCGGGGCTGCATAGTCTTGCACAACGGACCCCGGAAATCTCCACCGGACCGCCTCATCATTATGCACTACTGCGGGGTTCGATACTCGACGGGCAATTCCTCAAGAGATGCTCAAATCTCGAAACCTCCAGACGACCTGCACATTCGCCAACTCGCTTAGCATTCAAGGTATTTGACGAATATTCATGATCATTTCCGTTCGACGGAGATAACTATTCGGAATCATGGGGTTCTGTTCGACAAATCTCTCCCCCTAGCCTTGGGCAACTCTCAACCCCTGCCATTCATGGAGAGGTCAATCCCACCCATGGCTTCTGTCGACCAGCTCGCCCCGTCCTCCGCCCCGCCCACCGGCTCAGGCAGCCGATCGCTGCGGCGCGAGGTCGGGCTGATCGGCCTCCTCTGGGCCTCCGTCGGCTCGATCATCGGCTCCGGCTGGCTGTACGGCGCGAAGAACGCCGTCATGGTCGCCGGCCCGGCGGCCCTCATCTCCTGGGGCATCGGCGCGGTCGCGATCGTCCTGCTCGCGTTCGTCCACGCCGAACTCGGCGGCCTCTTCCCCGTCGCCGGCGGCACCGCCCGCTACCCGCACTACGCCTTCGGCGGACTCGCCGGCATGTCGTTCGGCTGGTTCTCCTGGCTGCAGGCGGCGACCGTCGCCCCGATCGAGGTCGAGGCCATGATCGGCTACGCCGGTCACTGGGAGTTCGCCAAGGGCTTCCTCAACGACAACGGCACCCTCACCCCGAGCGGCTTCATCGTCGCCGTGCTGCTGATGGGCGTCTTCGTCGCGGTCAACTTCCTCGGCGTCCGCGTGCTGGCGCACACCAACTCGGTGGCGACCTGGCTGAAGATCGCCGTCCCGCTGGCCACCATCCTGGTGCTCGCGGTGACCAACTTCCACGGCGGCAACTTCACCTCGCACGGCTTCGCGCCGTTCGGCATCAAGGGCGTGCTCGCCGCGATCAGCACCAGCGGCATCATCTTCGCGCTGCTCGGCTTCGAGCAGGCCATCCAGCTGGCCGGCGAGAGCAAGAACCCCAAGCGCGACATCCCCCGCGCGGTGCTCGGCTCGGTCGCCATCGGCACCCTGATCTACGTCCTGCTGCAGGTCGTCTTCATCGCCGCGCTGCCCGGCACCGCCTTCGCCAAGGGCTGGGAGAACCTCGACTTCCCCGGCATCTCCGGCCCGTTCGCCGGCCTGGCCACCCTGGTCGGCCTCGGCTGGCTCGCCTGGGTGCTGTACTTCGACGCCATCGTCTCCCCCGGCGGCACCGGCCTGATCTACACCACCTCCACCTCGCGCATCTCCTACGGCCTCAGCAAGAACGGCTACGCGCCGCAGCTCTTCGAGAAGGTCGACAAGCGCGGCGTGCCGTGGTTCGGCCTGACGATCTCCTTCGTCACCGGCGTCATCTGCTTCCTGCCCTTCCCGAGCTGGCAGGAGCTGGTCGGCTTCATCACCTCCGCCTCGGTGCTGATGTACGCCGGCGCCCCGCTCGCCTTCGGCGCGCTGCGCCGCCGCCTGCCGGACCGCGAGCGCTCCTACCGCCTGCCGTTCGGCGAGGTCATCGCCCCGCTGTCCTTCGTGGTCGCCACCCTGATCATCTACTGGACCGGCTGGCACACCCTGGCCCGCCTGGGCATCGCCATCCTGATCGGCTACCTGCTGCTCGGCGGCTACGCCGCCTACGCCGTCCGCAAGGGCCTGCCGAACGCGCCGCGGCTCGACTGGCGCCCGGCGCAGTGGCTGCCGGTCTACCTGGTCGGGCTCGGCCTGATCTCCTGGCAGGGCGGCTTCGGCGACGGCGCCGGCACCATCCCGATGTGGTGGGACATGCTGCTCGTCGCGGTCTTCGCGCTCGGCATCTACCACTGGGCGATCCGGGTGGCGCTGCCCTCCGACGCGATCGACCAGAACATCGAGGACGTCGAGGTGGTCGACGAGGGCGGTCACTGACCGGCACCCCGCACCCGCACCACGCACCGAAGAGCCGCCCCGGACACCCGCCCGGGGCGGCTCTTCGCCGCTCCCGGGCACACCCGTGGGGCGGTGCGGGCGCACCCGCGGGGCGGCGTGGGCACACCCCGGAGCCGGTGCGGGCCGTTGACAAGGGCAGGGCTCCGCGGGGAAGCTAAGCAAGCGCTTAGTCAGCGATTCTGTCCGACCAGTCCTTCCCGAGGCGAGGGCCCATGAGCGACACTCCCGAGACCCCACCCGGTCTCGACCTGGACCGGCTGCGCGAGCGGCTCGACGCGGACCTGCCGGGCACCGTCACCGGGCCCCTACGGGCGCGGCTCTTCGAGGGCGGCAAGTCCAACCTGACCTACCTGCTGGAGGACGGCACCGGCCGCTGGGTGCTGCGCCGCCCGCCGCTCGGCCACGTGCTCGCCACCGCCCACGACATGACCCGCGAGCACACCGTGCTGGCCGCCCTGCACCCCACCCGGGTGCCCGTCCCGCGCCCGCTGCTGCTCGTCGAGGACAGCGAGGTGATCGGCGCGCCCTTCTACCTCATGGAGTACGTCGAGGGCACCCCGCACCGCGACGCCGCCGCCCTCGGCGCACTCGGCACCGAGCGGGTGCACGCCCTCGGCCTGCACCTCGTCGACACCCTGGTCGACCTGCACGCGGTCGAGCCCGAGGCGGTCGGGCTCGGCGCCTTCGGCCGCCCTGAGGGCTTCCTGGAGCGCCAGCTGCGCCGCTGGGGCAAGCAGCTGGACGCCTCCCGCAACCGCGAGGTGCCCGGCATCGACGAACTGCACGAGCAGCTCGCCCGCACCCTGCCCGACTCCCCCGCACCCGCCCTGGTGCACGGCGACTACCGGCTGGACAACGTCCTGGTCGGCCCGGACGACCGGATCCGCGCCGTCCTCGACTGGGAGATGTCCACCCTCGGCGACCCGCTCACCGACCTCGGCCTGCTGGTGATGTACACCGAGCTCGCCCGCCGCTTCGACGGCGTGCTGCCCGGCGCCGCGCTCGCCCCCGGCTTCCCGGAGACCCCCGAACTGGTCGCCCGCTACGCCGCGGCCTCCGGCCGGGACGTCTCCGCGCTCGGCTGGTACACCGGCTTCGCCTCCTTCAAGCTCGCGGTCGTGCTGGAGGGCATCCACTACCGCTGGACCCAGGGCGGCACGGTCGGCGCCGGCTTCGACCGGGTCGGCGAACTCGTCCCACTGTTCGTGCAGTTCGGCCTCACCGCACTCAAGGAGCGCTGACCCGTGGACTTCTCCTTCGACACCCGCACCGAGGAGCACCGCTCCCGGCTCCTCGACTTCATGGACGAGTACGTGTACCCGGCCGAGCCGGTGCTCGCCGCCCAACTCGCCGACCCGGCCCGCGAACCGTGGACCATCCCGGCGGTCGTCGGCGACCTCCAGGCCGCCGCCAAGGAGCGCGGTCTGTGGAACCTCTTCCTGCCCGGCGAGTCCGGGGCCGGCCTCACCAACCTCCAGTACGCGCCGCTCGCCGAGATCACCGGCCGCTCGGTGCTGCTCGCCCCGGCCGCGCTCAACTGCGCCGCCCCGGACACCGGCAACATGGAGGTGCTCGACCAGTTCGGCAGCGAGGAGCAGCGCAAGCAGTGGCTGGAGCCGCTGCTGGCCGGCGAGATCCGCTCGGCCTTCGCGATGACCGAGCCGGACGTCGCCTCCTCGGACGCCTCCAACATCACCACCCGGATCGAGCGGGACGGCGACGAGTACGTCGTCAACGGCCGCAAGTGGTACATCACCGGCGCGATGAACCCCAACTGCCGGATCTTCATCGTGATGGGCAAGACCGACCCGACGGCGGCCAAGCACCGCCAGCAGTCGATGATCCTCGTGCCGCGGGACACCCCGGGCGTCACCGTCAAGCGCGGCATGACCGTCTTCGGGTACGAGGACCAGGACCACGGCGGCCACGCCGAGGTGCTCTTCGACGACGTCCGGGTGCCCGCCGCCAACCTCGTCGGCGAGGAGGGCTCCGGCTTCGCCATCGCCCAGGCCCGGCTCGGACCGGGCCGGATCCACCACTGCATGCGGGCCATCGGCATCGCCGAGCGGGCTCTGGAGCTGATGTGCCGGCGGGCCGTCGACCGGATCGCCTTCGGCCGGCCGCTCGCCGACCAGGGCGTGGTGCAGGAGTGGATCGCCGAGTCCCGGGTGCGGATCGAGCAGGCCCGGCTGCTGGTGCTCAAGACCGCCTGGCTGATGGACACCGTCGGCAACCGCGGCGCGCACACCGAGATCCAGGCCATCAAGATCATCGTCCCGCAGACCGTCGAGTGGGTGCTCGACAAGGCCGTACAGGCCCACGGCGCCGCCGGTGTCAGCCAGGACACGCCGCTCGCCCAGCTCTGGGCCGGCAACCGCACCCTGCGGCTCGCCGACGGCCCCGACGAGGTGCACCGCCGCTCGCTCGCCCACCGCGAACTCAAGCGCTACCAGCAGAAGGAGGGCTGAGATGGCCGTCCGTGAAGAGGACATCCGGCAGCGCGTGGCGGACCTGCTCGCCGCGCACGACCCCGCCACCACCGAGCGGCTCGCCTTCCTGCGGGCCCGCTTCGACGCCGGCCTCGCCTGGGTGCACTTCCCCGAGGGCCTCGGCGGCCTCGGCGCCCCGCGCGCCCTGCAGGCCGTGGTGGACGCCGGGTTGGCCGCCGCCGGGGCACCCGGCAACGACCCGCGGAAGATCGGCATCGGCCTCGGCATGGCCGCCCCGACCATCCTCAAGTACGGCACCGAGGAGCAGAAGCAGCGCTTCCTGCGGCCGCTCTGGACGGGTGAGGAGGTCTGGTGCCAGCTCTTCTCCGAACCCGGCGCCGGCTCCGACCTCGCCGCGCTCGGCACCCGGGCCGTCCTGGACGGCGACACCTGGACCGTCGACGGCCAGAAGGTGTGGACCTCCAGCGCACACACCGCCCGCTGGGCCATCCTGATCGCCCGCACCGACCCGGACGTGCCCAAGCACCAGGGCATCACCTACTTCGTCTGCGACATGACCGACCCCGGTGTCGAGGTCCGCCCGCTGCGGCAGATCACCGGCGAGGCCGAGTTCAACGAGGTCTTCCTCACCGGCGTCCGCATCCCCGACGCGCACCGGCTCGGCGCCGTCGGCGAGGGCTGGCAGGTCGCCCAGACCACGCTCAACAACGAGCGGGTCGCCATCGGCGGGCAGGCCGCGCCGCGCGAGGCCGGCATGGTCGGCGTCGTCGCCGAGACCTGGCGGGCCCGGCCCGAGCTGCGCACCCACGACCTCCACCAGCGCCTGCTCAAGGGCTGGGTGGACGCCGAGGTCGCCCGGCTCACCGGCGAACGGCTGCGCCAGCAGCTCGCCGTCGGCCAGCCCGGCCCCGAGGGCGCCGCCATGAAGCTCGCCTTCGCCCGGCTCGCCCAGGAGTTGAGCGGACTGGAGGTCGAACTCCTCGGCGAGGACGGCCTCGCGTACGACGACTGGACGATGGTCCGGCCCGATCACGTCGACTTCACCGGCCGCGAGGCCGGCTACCGCTACCTGCGCGCCAAGGGCAACTCCATCGAGGGCGGCACCTCGGAGATCCTGCGCAACATCATCGCCGAGCGCGTCCTCGGCCTGCCCGGCGAGCCGCGCGCCGACAAGAACGTGCCCTGGAAGGAGCTGCCGCGATGACCGTCGCCACCGGCCCGGCCGACCTGCTGTACTCCGAGGTCGAGGAAGAACTGCGGAGCAGCGTCCGGGCGTTGCTCGCCGACCACTGCCCGCCCGAGGCGATCCTCACCCGCTGCGAGGGGCCTGCCCCCTACGACCCGGCGCTGTGGCGCAAGCTCGCCGCCGATCTCGGCACCGCCGGCCTCCAGGTGCCCGAGGCACTCGGCGGCGCCGGCGCCTCGCTGCGCGAAACCGCCGTCGTCCTGGAGGAGTTGGGGCGCAGCGCTGCGCCGGTGCCGTTCCTCGGCAGCGTCGTGCTGGCCACGACCGCGCTGCTGGACTGCCCCCGGGAGGACGGGCTGCTGGCGGCCCTCGCGGGCGGGGAGCGGACGGCGGCGCTCGCCGTACCGCTGTCCACTGCACCCGGCGCGGTGTTCCCGGCGACCGTGCGGGTCGACGGGGCGGGCACACTGAGCGGACGGGTCACCTCGGTGGCCGAGGCGCTGGTGGCGGACCTGCTGCTGGTGCCCGCGGTCGGGCCGGACGGGGCCGCGCTGTACGCGGTCGACGCCTCGGCGGCCGGGCTCACCGTGGCGCGGCGGACCTCACTGGACCTCACCCGCCCCCTCGCCGACCTGGCGCTGACCGGGGTGCCGGGCCGGCCGGTCGCCGTGGGGGCGGTGGCGGAGGCCGCACTGCGGCGGGCGCTGCTCACCGGGGCCGGGCTGCTCGCCTCCGAGCAGGTGGGCGTCGCCGAGTGGTGTCTGTCCACGACCGTGGCGTACCTGAAGGAGCGGACCCAGTTCGCCCGGCCGGTCGGCTCGTTCCAGGCGCTCAAGCACCGGCTGGCCGATCTGTGGCTGGAGACGGTGGGCGCGCGGGCCGCGGCGCGGTATGCGGCGGACGTGCTGGCGCGGGGCGACGCCGACGCGGAGGTCGCCGTCGCGGTGGCGCAGGCGCACTGCGGGGCGGTGGCGGTGCGGGCGGCCGAGGAGTGCGTGCAGATGCACGGCGGCATCGGCATGACCTGGGAGCACCCGGCCCACCTCTACCTGAAGCGCGCCAAGGCCGACCAGATCGCTCTCGGCACCCCGGGGGCCCACCGGGCGGCCCTGGCCCGCCTGGTGGACCTCCCGGCACCGGTCGCCGGCTGAGCGCCGCGCGGTGCACCGCGGGAGGCCGTCGCGGCCTCCCGCGGTGCACCGCGTTCGCGGTCCGGCGCAGGGCCTCCCTGCGCTCGCGCCCGGAGAGGCGGTCGAGTTGGCGGCGGCCGTGCAGGTGGTCCGTCTCGTGCTGCAGGCAGCGGGCGAAGTAGCCGGTGCCTTCGACCGTGAGCGGGTTGCCGTCCTTGTCCTGTCCGCGGACCACCGTCCGGGCGGACCGCGGCACCTCCATGGTCGCCCCGGGCACGGAGAGAGCCCTCGTCATCGGCAGCACCGGGTACCCGTCGGCGGGCTCCCCCTGGAGTGACTGATGCACTGTCATCCACCGTGCCCGGACGGGCTGTCGGGGCACTGCCCGACCACGAGGTGCGGACGGCTCTGCTGCGGCTGCCCGCGGAGGAGGGCAGTGTCACGGCCACCGGGGCCGCCAGCCCGGGGCTGTGCTCCTTCCACCTGCGGCAACTGGCCAGGCACGGCCGGATCGAGGAGGTCCCGCACACCGGGGCCGGGCCCGCCCCTGGCACCTCCGGCAGGAGGGCGGGCGGGCCGGCGGGGGCGAGGGGTTCGCCGAGCCGGCGCGGGGCCTGGAGGACGAGAGCTACCGGCAGTGGCCACCAACGCGGAAGCGGGCATCCCAGGGACACGGGGAACCGCGCCCCTGGGATGCCCGTACCTCCGTGCCTGCGACGGTGCGCGGTTACGGGTGGATCGTCAGGCGGCCTATGGAGGTGCCGTCGGCGACCTGCTGGACGGCTTCGGCGGCGCGGTCGAACGGGAGGCGGGCGCCGATCAGGGGTTTGACGACGCCCTTGGCGGCGAGGGCGGTGAGTTCGGTGTGGCAGTCGCGGACGGCCTGCGGGTCGTGGGCGTTGTAGAGGCCCCAGTGCAGGCCGAGGATCGCGTAGTTCTTGACCAGGGCGTGGTTGAGGCCGGGGGCCGGGATGGTGCCGCCGGCGAAGCCGACGACGACGATGCGGCCCTCGAAGGCGATGCACTTGGTGGAGCCGGTGTAGGCGTCGCCGCCGACCGGGTCGAAGACGACGTCCGCGCCGCGGCCGCCGGTGGCCTCCTTGACGGCCGAGACGAAGTCGTCGTGGCGGCGGTCGATCACCAGGTCGGCGCCGAGTGCCTGGGCGGCGGCGGCCTTCTCCGGTCCGCCGACGACGCCGATGACCAGGGCGCCGGCGGCCTTGCCGAGCTGGACGGCGGCGCTGCCGACGCCGCCCGCCGCGGCGTGCACGAGGAGCGTCTCGCCGGCCTGCAGCCGGGCGCGGCGGTGCAGGCCGAACCAGGCGGTCTGGTAGCCGATGTGGAGGGCGGCGGCCTCGGCGTCGTCCAGGGCGGGCGGTGCGGCGAAGGTGGTCGCCGGGTCCATCAGGGCGTACTCGGCGAAGGCGCCGTCGGGCAGCAGCGGGGTGCCGATGACCCTCCCCCAGCCTCCGGCCGGGGGTGCCCCCATGCCGGCCAGGTCGCCGTCGATGATCTCGCCGCAGAGTTCGACGCCGGGGGTGAAGGGCAGCGGCGGGCGGATCTGGTAGTGGCCGCGGCACATCAGGGCGTCGGGGAAGTTGACGGCGGCGGCGCGTACCTTGACGAGGAGTCGGCCGTCGCCGGGTTCGGGGCGTGCGGTCTCGGTCTGCCGCATCACTGCGGCGGGTTCGCCGAGCTCGATGACCTGCCAGGCCTTCATGCGGTGCCGCCCTCCTTCTTCTCGATCTCCTGCTGGAGGTGGTTCATGCCGCCGATCCAGCGGTCGGGGGTGGTGGCGCGGGCCGCGTAGTAGTCGGCGACCTCGGGGTGCGGCAGGATCAGGAACCGCTCGTCGGCGATGGCCTTGAGGGTGGCCGAGGCCGCCTCGGCGGGCTCGATGGCGTTGGGGGTGAGCAGGACCTGCCCGGCGGCGCCGGTGCCGTCCAGCATCGCGGTGCGGACACCCTGCGGGCAGAGCGCGTGCACCTTGAGCCCGCGGTGCCGGTAGGTGGCGGCGAGCCATTCGGCGAAGGCGAGGGCACCGTGCTTGGAGACGGCGTACGGGGCGGAGCCGAGCATGGTGAGCAGGCCGGCGGCGGAGACGGTGGCGAGGAATCGGCCCTCGCCGCGCTCCAGCCAGTCCGGGAGCAGCTGTTCGGCGGCGCGGACGTGGGACATGACGTTGACGTCCCAGGCGCGGGCCCAGACCTCCGGTCCGGCGTCGGCGCCGCCGACCGGGGCGATGCCGGCGTTGGCGCAGTAGACGTCGATCCGGCCGAGGGCGTCGCGGGCGGTGGCGATCAGGGCGGCGACGCCTTCGGGGGAGGCGGCGTCGCCGGGGGCGGGGATGCCGCCGATCCGGGCGGCGACGGCCTCGGCGGCCTCGGTGTCGAGGTCGTTGACGACGACCCGGGCCCCGGCGGCGGCGAAGGCGGCGGCGAGGGCCTCGCCGATGCCGCGGCCGGCCCCGGTGACGACGACGCCCTGGCCGGCGAGTCCGGTCGCGGGGGCGGTCACAGGCCACCGCCGAGGGTGACGCCGCCGTCGACGACGAGGGTCTGGCCGGTGATCCAGGCGGCGTCCTGGGAGAGCAGGAAGGCCACGGCGCCGGCGATGTCCTCGGGCAGGCCGAGCCGGCCGAGCGGGTAGGCGCGGACGACCTTCTCCTCGCGGCCCTCGAACAGGGCCTCGGCGAACTTGGTCTTCACCACGGCGGGGGCGACCGCGTTGACCCGGATGTCCGGGCCGAGGTCGGCGGCGAGTTCCATGGTGAGGCGGATCAGTGCGGCCTTGCTCACGCCGTACATGCCGATGTTCTCGGAGGAGCGGATGCCGGCGATGGAGGCGACGTTGACGACCGCGCCGCCGTGCTCGCCCATCCAGGCGGCGTGGGCGCGGCGGGTCCAGGCCAGCGGGGCGAGGACGTTGACCGCGAGGATCTTGGCGGCGACCGCGGGGTCGGTGTCGAGCACCGGGCCGTAGCTGGGGTTGATGCCGGTGTTGTTGACCAGCAGGTCCAGCCGGCCGAAGGACTCCAGGGTGCGGGTGACGGCCTCCTCCTGGTGGGCGGCGTCGTCGGCCTTGCCGGCGACCGCGATGGCGTGGTCGGGGCCGCCGAGGTCGCGGACCGCCTCGGCGAGCGGCTCGGGGTTGCGGGCGGTGATGCAGACCTTGGCACCGCGCTGGACCAGTTCTCGGGCGATGCCGAGGCCGATGCCCCGGCTGGCGCCGGTGACCAGGGCCACCTGGCCCTTGAAGGAGGGTGTCATCGCCGAACCTTTCGCCGTACGTCTCGACATGGGTGGTGACTAAGCGCTTGCTTAGCATGTTGGCGACGGGCCACACTGTCAACAGCCGGCGCACTCCGGCCTTGATCCGTCTGCGAGGATTGACGCCATGACCGACCAAGCGACCGCCGACCTGTGGCCCGGGGAGCGCACCGAGGCCGCCCGGCGACTGCTGCTCGCGGCCGTCGAGTCCTTCGCCCGCCGCGGCTACCACGCCACCACGACGCGGGACATCGCCACCGCCGCCGGGATGAGCCCCGCCGCGCTCTACATCCACTATCCGTCCAAGGCGGCCCTGCTCTCCGAAATCAGCCGCACCGGCCACCGCGCCACC
The nucleotide sequence above comes from Streptomyces sp. TLI_235. Encoded proteins:
- a CDS encoding NAD(P)-dependent dehydrogenase (short-subunit alcohol dehydrogenase family); the protein is MTPSFKGQVALVTGASRGIGLGIARELVQRGAKVCITARNPEPLAEAVRDLGGPDHAIAVAGKADDAAHQEEAVTRTLESFGRLDLLVNNTGINPSYGPVLDTDPAVAAKILAVNVLAPLAWTRRAHAAWMGEHGGAVVNVASIAGIRSSENIGMYGVSKAALIRLTMELAADLGPDIRVNAVAPAVVKTKFAEALFEGREEKVVRAYPLGRLGLPEDIAGAVAFLLSQDAAWITGQTLVVDGGVTLGGGL
- a CDS encoding alkylation response protein AidB-like acyl-CoA dehydrogenase; its protein translation is MTVATGPADLLYSEVEEELRSSVRALLADHCPPEAILTRCEGPAPYDPALWRKLAADLGTAGLQVPEALGGAGASLRETAVVLEELGRSAAPVPFLGSVVLATTALLDCPREDGLLAALAGGERTAALAVPLSTAPGAVFPATVRVDGAGTLSGRVTSVAEALVADLLLVPAVGPDGAALYAVDASAAGLTVARRTSLDLTRPLADLALTGVPGRPVAVGAVAEAALRRALLTGAGLLASEQVGVAEWCLSTTVAYLKERTQFARPVGSFQALKHRLADLWLETVGARAAARYAADVLARGDADAEVAVAVAQAHCGAVAVRAAEECVQMHGGIGMTWEHPAHLYLKRAKADQIALGTPGAHRAALARLVDLPAPVAG
- a CDS encoding short-subunit dehydrogenase produces the protein MTAPATGLAGQGVVVTGAGRGIGEALAAAFAAAGARVVVNDLDTEAAEAVAARIGGIPAPGDAASPEGVAALIATARDALGRIDVYCANAGIAPVGGADAGPEVWARAWDVNVMSHVRAAEQLLPDWLERGEGRFLATVSAAGLLTMLGSAPYAVSKHGALAFAEWLAATYRHRGLKVHALCPQGVRTAMLDGTGAAGQVLLTPNAIEPAEAASATLKAIADERFLILPHPEVADYYAARATTPDRWIGGMNHLQQEIEKKEGGTA
- a CDS encoding alkylation response protein AidB-like acyl-CoA dehydrogenase, whose amino-acid sequence is MAVREEDIRQRVADLLAAHDPATTERLAFLRARFDAGLAWVHFPEGLGGLGAPRALQAVVDAGLAAAGAPGNDPRKIGIGLGMAAPTILKYGTEEQKQRFLRPLWTGEEVWCQLFSEPGAGSDLAALGTRAVLDGDTWTVDGQKVWTSSAHTARWAILIARTDPDVPKHQGITYFVCDMTDPGVEVRPLRQITGEAEFNEVFLTGVRIPDAHRLGAVGEGWQVAQTTLNNERVAIGGQAAPREAGMVGVVAETWRARPELRTHDLHQRLLKGWVDAEVARLTGERLRQQLAVGQPGPEGAAMKLAFARLAQELSGLEVELLGEDGLAYDDWTMVRPDHVDFTGREAGYRYLRAKGNSIEGGTSEILRNIIAERVLGLPGEPRADKNVPWKELPR
- a CDS encoding NADPH:quinone reductase-like Zn-dependent oxidoreductase, producing MKAWQVIELGEPAAVMRQTETARPEPGDGRLLVKVRAAAVNFPDALMCRGHYQIRPPLPFTPGVELCGEIIDGDLAGMGAPPAGGWGRVIGTPLLPDGAFAEYALMDPATTFAAPPALDDAEAAALHIGYQTAWFGLHRRARLQAGETLLVHAAAGGVGSAAVQLGKAAGALVIGVVGGPEKAAAAQALGADLVIDRRHDDFVSAVKEATGGRGADVVFDPVGGDAYTGSTKCIAFEGRIVVVGFAGGTIPAPGLNHALVKNYAILGLHWGLYNAHDPQAVRDCHTELTALAAKGVVKPLIGARLPFDRAAEAVQQVADGTSIGRLTIHP